Proteins encoded in a region of the Bacillus sp. T3 genome:
- a CDS encoding 5-oxoprolinase subunit PxpA, whose translation MHRVDLNCDMGEGFGSYKMGNDEELLKYISSANIACGFHAGDPSTMRETVRMALAQNVGIGAHPGFQDLVGFGRRNIAITPQEVYDLIVYQIGALNAFVQSEGGKLQHVKPHGALYNMAAKDDALAAAIAEAIYKVNPELILFGLASSQLINAGKKIGLRTASEVFSDRTYQMDGTLTPRSHPNALVVGHEAAIQQVVRMVKQGKVISVDGTNISINAQTICIHGDGEHALQFAKMISIALSEAGITISKINEFI comes from the coding sequence ATGCATAGAGTCGACTTAAATTGTGATATGGGAGAAGGATTTGGATCTTATAAAATGGGTAATGATGAAGAGCTCTTAAAATACATTAGTTCAGCCAATATTGCTTGTGGTTTTCACGCAGGAGACCCTTCAACGATGAGGGAGACCGTTAGGATGGCATTGGCGCAGAATGTTGGAATCGGGGCACATCCAGGCTTTCAAGATCTTGTCGGGTTTGGCAGACGCAATATCGCGATTACACCACAAGAAGTATATGATCTGATTGTCTATCAAATCGGTGCATTAAATGCTTTCGTTCAATCAGAAGGTGGAAAGCTTCAACATGTAAAGCCACATGGGGCTCTTTACAACATGGCTGCGAAAGATGACGCACTAGCAGCAGCGATTGCCGAAGCAATATACAAAGTAAATCCGGAACTGATTTTGTTTGGATTAGCCAGCAGTCAACTCATAAATGCAGGGAAGAAAATCGGACTTCGTACAGCAAGCGAGGTTTTTTCTGATCGAACCTACCAGATGGACGGTACACTAACCCCCCGAAGCCACCCCAATGCTTTAGTTGTGGGACATGAAGCAGCTATCCAACAGGTCGTTCGTATGGTAAAGCAGGGGAAAGTAATTTCAGTAGATGGTACGAACATCTCCATTAACGCCCAAACAATATGTATCCACGGCGATGGAGAGCATGCGCTTCAGTTTGCTAAAATGATTTCAATCGCATTAAGCGAAGCTGGAATCACGATTTCCAAAATAAATGAATTCATATAA
- a CDS encoding threonine/serine exporter family protein, translated as MMIVEQLITSFISTAAFGILFNVPKNTLIKCGLVGMLGWLIYILLANNGVNIVMATLVASFFVAVISQVFARRFRSPVIIFSVSGIIPLVPGGMAYDAMRHFVENDYSSAINLAAKSTMLSGAIAMGLIFSEVVNQTIRTTRLGSKRMF; from the coding sequence ATGATGATTGTTGAGCAGCTCATCACTAGTTTTATCTCAACTGCAGCCTTTGGCATACTGTTTAACGTTCCAAAGAACACGTTAATCAAATGTGGATTGGTTGGGATGTTAGGTTGGCTCATTTATATTCTACTCGCAAATAATGGAGTGAATATCGTAATGGCAACTTTAGTTGCATCGTTTTTTGTGGCCGTGATAAGTCAGGTGTTCGCAAGGCGCTTCAGAAGTCCGGTTATCATTTTTAGCGTTTCGGGGATTATTCCGCTAGTTCCTGGTGGAATGGCCTATGATGCAATGAGACATTTTGTGGAAAATGACTACAGTTCAGCGATTAACTTAGCAGCTAAGTCAACGATGTTATCTGGTGCGATTGCCATGGGACTGATTTTTTCTGAAGTTGTGAATCAAACAATTAGAACAACGAGACTTGGTTCAAAAAGAATGTTTTAA
- a CDS encoding threonine/serine exporter family protein: MDKQMTHTYEIMDLCLLAGKIMLQSGAETYRVEDTMMRIAQALGVKETHSYVTPTGIFFSAEGNEPMKTRLIRIIDRSTDLTKVTMVNSISRQISSGEISLDEAFIRLKEIEATDRSFSFFTKMLAAAVASGCFLIMFSGGWSDFIPAVISGGMGYFSVVYLHKVVPIKFFSEFSAAFVIGLIAFFLVKLGFGTELDKIIIGSVMPLVPGLLLTNAVRDLMAGHLVSGLSKGAEALLTAFAIGSGIAVVLSFL, translated from the coding sequence ATGGATAAACAAATGACTCATACGTATGAAATAATGGATCTATGCCTTTTGGCTGGTAAAATCATGCTTCAAAGCGGAGCGGAAACATACCGCGTTGAGGACACAATGATGCGGATTGCCCAAGCATTAGGGGTTAAAGAAACACATAGCTATGTGACACCTACAGGAATTTTCTTTTCTGCTGAAGGAAACGAGCCCATGAAAACGAGGTTAATTAGAATTATTGACCGTTCAACTGATTTAACGAAGGTAACGATGGTCAATAGTATTTCAAGGCAAATTAGCAGTGGGGAAATTAGTTTAGATGAAGCTTTCATCAGGTTAAAGGAAATTGAAGCAACCGACCGTTCCTTCTCATTTTTTACGAAAATGCTTGCTGCGGCAGTTGCTAGCGGTTGTTTTTTAATTATGTTTAGTGGTGGCTGGTCAGATTTTATTCCAGCAGTCATTTCAGGTGGAATGGGTTATTTTAGTGTGGTGTATCTTCATAAAGTTGTACCGATAAAATTTTTCTCGGAGTTTTCTGCCGCTTTTGTTATCGGATTAATTGCTTTCTTTTTAGTAAAATTAGGGTTTGGAACAGAGCTGGATAAAATCATTATTGGATCTGTGATGCCGTTAGTGCCAGGGTTGCTTCTCACCAATGCGGTTCGTGATTTAATGGCAGGCCATTTAGTTTCTGGACTATCAAAAGGAGCAGAAGCCTTATTAACTGCGTTTGCAATTGGCTCAGGTATTGCAGTAGTGCTCTCGTTTTTATAA
- a CDS encoding CaiB/BaiF CoA-transferase family protein: MLSNIRILDFTNYIPGPFASLRLSELGAEVIKIESLAGDLARTTEVTDNHKEGSVFRAMNRGKKSVAVNLKTPEGLMAIRDLIKQADVLMESFRPGVMDKLGLGYDAVKQIKPDIVYCSITGYGQRGELSKLGSHDINYLSLSGVLSQLKDQAGVPTLPTITFADYFGSFAANERILAGIMAKERTGKGSYHSISITDVMTSLMGIHAIVEAETGYKHGLPVLNGTVISYTIYQTKDKRFVSLGALEPKFWQNFCQAVNRQDWISAHYSSVDEGNVIYQEVKALFLESTLQEWTEFSQSVDCCLTPILEVDQIKDSAKHLVYQARWGDPQIKMHGDLDEVQQTPPPNLGEHTVDILSELLQTSSTLVQQWQEKGILKSEISKLLK, encoded by the coding sequence ATGCTTTCAAATATTAGAATACTAGACTTTACAAACTATATACCAGGTCCATTTGCCTCACTAAGACTATCGGAGCTTGGAGCCGAAGTGATAAAAATTGAATCGTTAGCTGGAGATTTAGCTCGGACAACGGAGGTCACTGACAACCATAAAGAGGGTTCGGTTTTTCGTGCGATGAACCGTGGCAAAAAAAGTGTAGCCGTAAATTTAAAAACACCTGAAGGACTAATGGCTATTCGGGATCTCATCAAACAGGCTGATGTGTTGATGGAAAGCTTTCGTCCAGGAGTAATGGACAAGCTTGGTCTTGGATACGATGCAGTGAAACAAATTAAGCCAGACATTGTGTATTGCTCGATTACGGGCTATGGTCAACGAGGCGAATTAAGCAAATTAGGAAGTCATGACATAAATTATCTTTCGCTTAGCGGTGTACTTTCGCAATTGAAAGACCAAGCTGGAGTTCCAACCCTTCCTACGATAACCTTTGCTGATTATTTTGGTTCTTTTGCCGCAAATGAGAGAATTTTGGCAGGGATAATGGCTAAGGAACGTACAGGTAAGGGGAGCTATCATTCGATTTCGATTACGGATGTGATGACCTCGCTGATGGGGATTCATGCGATTGTGGAGGCAGAAACAGGCTATAAACACGGCTTACCTGTCCTGAATGGTACGGTCATTTCCTATACAATCTATCAAACGAAGGATAAGCGGTTTGTAAGTCTTGGAGCACTTGAACCAAAGTTTTGGCAAAACTTCTGTCAAGCCGTTAATAGGCAGGACTGGATCAGTGCCCACTATAGTTCAGTTGATGAAGGGAATGTTATTTATCAGGAAGTGAAAGCGCTCTTTTTAGAATCAACATTACAGGAGTGGACAGAATTCAGTCAAAGTGTAGATTGCTGTTTAACGCCTATCTTGGAGGTGGACCAAATTAAGGATTCTGCAAAGCATCTTGTTTATCAAGCCAGGTGGGGAGATCCGCAAATTAAAATGCACGGTGATCTGGATGAAGTGCAGCAGACACCACCGCCAAACCTTGGAGAGCATACGGTTGATATTTTATCAGAGCTTTTACAAACCTCCAGCACGCTTGTTCAGCAGTGGCAGGAGAAAGGTATTTTAAAAAGCGAGATTAGTAAATTATTGAAATAG
- the panE gene encoding 2-dehydropantoate 2-reductase gives MRILVVGAGAVGGYFGGRLVEKGEDVTFLVRTKRKQQLEQQGLIIESVNGNVKVQPKLIIAGEEAAPYDVILLSTKAYHLDAAIGSIAPYVGENTMILPLLNGILHVEKLIEAFGTDKVLGGLCFIESTLDSQGRVLQASPAHTLMFGERNGEKSNRIERLAESFHGAKANFYLSQKINQEMWHKYLFIAACSGVTTLLRSPMGPIREEPMGAEIMTKLVDEIATVMKEMNAPISENAAEEQLKKLNAIGAGMKSSMQRDMEKGLQIEADHLQGYLIQKAKELGISVPVLEVVYANQKVYERQQTL, from the coding sequence ATGAGAATTTTAGTTGTCGGTGCAGGTGCAGTAGGTGGCTATTTTGGTGGCCGTTTAGTAGAAAAAGGTGAGGATGTTACATTTCTAGTCAGAACGAAACGAAAGCAACAGCTTGAACAACAGGGTCTTATAATTGAAAGTGTAAATGGAAATGTTAAAGTACAACCGAAGCTGATCATTGCAGGGGAAGAAGCTGCTCCATATGATGTGATTCTCCTGTCGACAAAAGCCTATCATTTAGATGCGGCAATCGGCAGTATTGCACCGTATGTTGGCGAAAATACAATGATACTACCACTATTAAACGGGATTTTACATGTTGAAAAATTAATCGAAGCCTTCGGTACAGATAAAGTATTAGGCGGATTGTGTTTCATTGAGTCTACATTAGATTCTCAAGGTAGGGTGCTGCAAGCGAGTCCAGCTCATACTCTCATGTTTGGTGAACGAAATGGAGAGAAGTCGAATAGAATTGAAAGATTAGCAGAAAGCTTTCACGGTGCAAAGGCGAATTTCTACTTAAGCCAAAAGATCAATCAGGAAATGTGGCATAAATATTTGTTTATTGCTGCATGCTCTGGAGTAACCACCTTGCTACGTTCACCAATGGGGCCGATTCGTGAGGAACCAATGGGAGCAGAAATCATGACCAAGCTTGTAGATGAAATTGCTACAGTTATGAAGGAAATGAACGCCCCTATTTCCGAGAACGCTGCCGAAGAACAGTTGAAAAAACTTAATGCTATTGGCGCAGGTATGAAATCTTCAATGCAAAGAGATATGGAAAAAGGGCTTCAGATTGAGGCGGATCACTTACAAGGTTACCTGATCCAGAAAGCAAAAGAGCTAGGTATCTCCGTACCAGTGCTAGAGGTCGTTTATGCCAACCAAAAGGTGTATGAAAGACAGCAAACATTATAA
- a CDS encoding amino acid ABC transporter permease: MDFRFDIIGEYAPFFVQGTLLTIGFSLAGILIGTVLGLVIGLGKMMRNKILAFPFDVYITFFRGTPLFVQILLIHFGVVPIFTGETNAVIAAILALSLNSAAYISEIFRAGIQSIDNGQMEAARSLGMNHVQAMRYVILPQAVKRMIPPLGNEFVTLIKESSLAAVIAAPELMYWGRAMAGQYYRVWEPYLMAALIYLVLTMSLTAILNLVERRMKTE, from the coding sequence ATGGATTTTAGGTTCGATATCATCGGAGAATATGCTCCTTTCTTTGTACAAGGAACACTTCTTACAATAGGTTTTTCATTAGCAGGTATTTTGATCGGGACCGTTTTAGGGTTGGTGATTGGTTTAGGGAAAATGATGAGAAATAAAATTCTTGCTTTTCCGTTCGATGTTTATATTACATTTTTCCGTGGAACGCCATTATTCGTACAAATTCTATTAATACACTTTGGGGTTGTGCCAATATTTACAGGAGAAACAAATGCCGTAATTGCAGCCATTTTGGCTTTATCACTTAATTCGGCAGCCTATATCTCTGAGATTTTTCGCGCGGGTATTCAATCGATTGATAACGGACAAATGGAAGCTGCACGCTCACTTGGGATGAATCATGTTCAAGCGATGCGTTATGTCATTTTGCCACAAGCGGTTAAGCGTATGATTCCGCCTCTTGGCAATGAATTTGTCACACTAATTAAAGAATCTTCCTTAGCTGCTGTAATTGCTGCTCCTGAGTTAATGTATTGGGGTCGAGCGATGGCAGGTCAGTATTACCGTGTTTGGGAGCCGTATTTAATGGCTGCATTGATTTATTTAGTTCTTACCATGTCATTAACAGCCATACTTAATCTCGTTGAAAGAAGGATGAAAACAGAATGA
- a CDS encoding basic amino acid ABC transporter substrate-binding protein has translation MRKKFMLMLVLFFSFSLILTACGTSDDAKEDGNDSKEAKKTLRVVTDAAYAPFEYMDKGEIVGFDVDFISAVAKEAGYEINIENVGWDPIFVEIEGKSADLAVSSVTINDERKQSYDFSVPYFLSTNKILVKEGSDIKGAEDLKDKVVAVQNGTTGQEAAEAILGKNNTNLKKFENNVLAIQELLAGGADAVVADNTVVEEYAKNNPDQKLVVIEDEDAFASEFYGILFPKGSDLKAEFDKALNTILDNGTYAKIYKKWFGSEPDVEELKAQQ, from the coding sequence ATGAGAAAAAAATTCATGCTTATGTTGGTACTATTCTTTTCGTTTTCATTGATTTTGACAGCGTGTGGGACAAGCGATGATGCAAAAGAAGATGGAAACGACAGTAAAGAAGCAAAGAAAACACTTCGAGTCGTAACTGATGCAGCCTATGCTCCGTTTGAATATATGGATAAGGGAGAAATTGTCGGTTTTGATGTGGATTTTATTTCTGCAGTTGCGAAAGAAGCAGGATATGAAATTAACATTGAGAACGTTGGCTGGGATCCGATCTTCGTAGAAATTGAAGGAAAAAGTGCCGATCTAGCAGTTTCATCTGTAACGATTAATGATGAAAGAAAGCAAAGCTATGACTTTTCAGTACCATACTTCTTATCAACGAATAAGATTTTAGTTAAAGAAGGCAGTGATATTAAGGGTGCAGAAGACCTTAAGGATAAAGTCGTCGCCGTGCAAAACGGTACAACAGGACAAGAAGCTGCAGAGGCAATTCTAGGCAAAAATAATACAAACTTAAAAAAGTTTGAGAACAATGTTCTTGCGATTCAGGAATTGTTAGCTGGTGGGGCAGATGCGGTTGTAGCGGATAATACAGTTGTTGAAGAATATGCAAAAAATAATCCTGACCAAAAGCTTGTCGTTATTGAAGACGAGGATGCATTTGCGTCAGAGTTTTACGGCATATTATTTCCTAAAGGTAGCGATTTAAAAGCAGAGTTCGATAAAGCCCTTAATACTATTCTTGACAATGGCACATATGCTAAAATTTATAAAAAGTGGTTTGGCAGTGAACCAGATGTAGAAGAATTAAAAGCTCAGCAATAA
- a CDS encoding MerR family transcriptional regulator, translating to MSLDSSYKSRKVITIGVVSELTGLSERQIRYYEERKLIFPERSERGNRKYSFDDVEILIEIANKREEGVQTNEIRQEMLKEIRKEENRKIRKQMLKGQINARFGIQKE from the coding sequence ATGTCATTAGACTCTTCCTATAAAAGCAGAAAGGTTATTACCATTGGTGTTGTTAGCGAGCTAACGGGACTTTCTGAGAGGCAAATCCGCTATTATGAGGAGCGAAAGCTGATATTTCCAGAGAGATCAGAACGAGGTAATCGAAAATATTCTTTTGATGATGTGGAAATATTAATTGAAATTGCGAATAAGCGGGAAGAGGGGGTGCAAACAAATGAAATCAGACAGGAAATGTTAAAGGAGATTCGCAAAGAAGAAAATAGAAAAATTCGCAAGCAGATGCTAAAAGGGCAAATTAATGCCAGATTCGGAATACAAAAGGAATAA
- a CDS encoding Fur-regulated basic protein FbpA produces MPLLREAVENMRIVFINRLIRVGAYKQSDQALHQLTLTELITEYKKSKKEIKSNLK; encoded by the coding sequence TTGCCTCTATTACGTGAAGCAGTTGAAAATATGCGCATTGTATTTATTAATCGGCTTATCCGCGTGGGTGCATATAAACAATCCGACCAAGCTCTACACCAACTAACCTTAACAGAACTAATCACTGAATATAAAAAGTCAAAAAAAGAGATCAAATCTAATCTAAAGTAA
- a CDS encoding DUF5667 domain-containing protein: MNLFSKHQIKKITKGSLALVLASTFSFSSLAFADENTTEQENYETVDLSKLQAELETTQEEAPSVIPGDFFYFAKIAFEKIKLALVFDDAKEAELMATYATERLAEASALYDEGKETEALEVIQTAISYMESSQNIIDEEVATDQDATQETTTDEQADQDSSEAVTNASDDQETAVTDEENSEDNPYATAEDVLRNNIAALTAAMSHVGNDHARASLQKNIDKTNEKIAKKLAKLEKKYGQVEDESDTDDQGTEDTVIDTAPTPTPVTETTEPANSTITTDAGEEITTDSEAVPAAPAVANQAKSQEKAEKASVKQTKQPENAKGKNAQQKSSENKGNQKAEK, translated from the coding sequence ATGAATTTATTTTCTAAACATCAAATCAAAAAAATCACTAAAGGATCCCTTGCACTTGTCCTTGCCAGCACCTTCTCATTTTCTTCATTAGCCTTTGCTGATGAAAATACTACAGAGCAAGAAAATTACGAAACGGTAGACCTCTCAAAATTGCAGGCAGAATTAGAAACCACTCAGGAGGAAGCTCCATCCGTTATTCCAGGTGATTTCTTCTATTTCGCTAAAATCGCATTTGAAAAAATCAAACTTGCACTTGTGTTTGATGATGCTAAAGAAGCCGAATTAATGGCCACATACGCCACTGAACGATTAGCTGAAGCCAGTGCATTATACGATGAAGGAAAAGAAACCGAGGCATTAGAAGTTATTCAAACAGCCATTTCATATATGGAAAGCTCACAAAATATTATTGATGAAGAAGTAGCTACCGACCAAGACGCTACACAAGAAACAACCACAGATGAACAGGCAGACCAAGATTCATCTGAAGCTGTTACTAATGCTAGTGATGATCAAGAAACAGCCGTTACAGATGAGGAAAATAGCGAAGATAACCCGTATGCTACAGCAGAAGACGTTTTACGTAATAATATTGCCGCCTTAACAGCAGCAATGAGCCATGTTGGAAATGATCATGCAAGAGCCTCTTTACAAAAAAACATCGATAAAACAAACGAAAAGATTGCGAAAAAACTAGCGAAGCTTGAAAAGAAATACGGACAGGTAGAAGATGAATCTGATACGGATGACCAAGGTACAGAGGATACAGTCATCGACACAGCTCCTACTCCAACACCAGTAACTGAAACAACGGAACCTGCAAATTCTACAATTACAACCGATGCAGGAGAAGAAATCACAACTGACAGCGAAGCTGTGCCAGCGGCCCCAGCTGTTGCTAATCAAGCAAAATCTCAAGAAAAAGCTGAAAAGGCCTCAGTAAAACAAACTAAACAACCCGAAAACGCAAAAGGAAAAAACGCACAACAAAAAAGCAGTGAAAACAAAGGAAATCAAAAAGCAGAAAAATAA
- a CDS encoding GTP-binding protein, translating to MTDEQLLKKSYYKSFIEPNEKRQPIQVLGDTYLKEQNNLSELPNIRFAQGELYFEAKDYEAAIFKWGNINNELEPWAKKNMADAYFELELYSDAESIYTSIVSDSMTLNSEVLIQLFSLYIQEGKIEQAVQRIKQAVVLNPDYPTVTQLAKLFFEEQKDWENALELAVNETVRTEDMYWADIVIRYVENGYVKTVTPAYFSQVLLIVVSHDLDRFEKLAAALWKGFRQGEYYFDWLCQFNNMFEATGASSGKAWQELSALYQETYFDLLEGKFLLNEISDIMPGLLANWLKTADHGHQSFAAAAILAWNDLFPNEESELTSDAEKVIARSGANAINLEVSLNLFDSIVNWTEAQDISVSPKLKWLVERLADQQTHYVLVAGNQNKGTSDFFKALIGDEQVDTNSANVLLTDNEANEILELSDSEIYHAPITNLDDNTETNWRELKIPSVFLREAGFAFISPADLKKRNAESLYLADTVVFLINENDIYMEKERHIFMQIEQNHPKLAVRFLIIKSEHGQRNQTENQAALINSFFPEAKVATFSPHDTSWSDLQQLADFLVGDIHGEAHEEERAAKALFFVQKLLNQLVEKRVEKENNLGHSVNWNQQMVGKLTGAINQLHDVKSESISLVKQLFKKEKEEIRSEVVTTIPILLRETSAFVKEDSDFGKIHVELNGEMNKKIEEYIVQTALPKFHDSLRNWIGESAAEFNSVQTFLKDLAGGFNVMFEEERVKCECDFKVLDDWRRDVDRMTRVVQLDKVNILLRMTPAQVLLKSAGKVLGVLPKNKKMLCTKYKTFIENEEYTEIAESIADKLLMQIELFEKGLERDIEMFFNIPGG from the coding sequence ATGACTGACGAACAATTATTAAAAAAGTCGTATTATAAATCCTTTATCGAGCCTAATGAAAAACGGCAACCGATTCAGGTCCTTGGGGATACTTATTTAAAAGAACAAAATAATCTTAGCGAATTGCCCAATATTCGCTTTGCGCAAGGTGAGCTGTACTTTGAAGCAAAGGACTATGAAGCGGCCATCTTCAAATGGGGAAATATCAATAATGAATTAGAGCCATGGGCGAAGAAAAATATGGCGGATGCCTATTTTGAGCTTGAGCTCTATTCGGATGCTGAATCAATTTATACGTCAATTGTTTCTGACTCGATGACGTTAAATTCAGAGGTGCTCATCCAGCTTTTTTCGCTCTATATACAAGAGGGCAAAATAGAGCAGGCTGTGCAAAGGATAAAGCAAGCTGTTGTCCTAAATCCAGATTATCCGACTGTTACCCAGCTGGCAAAGTTGTTTTTTGAAGAGCAAAAGGATTGGGAAAATGCCCTTGAACTTGCCGTTAACGAAACGGTCCGAACTGAGGACATGTATTGGGCTGACATTGTCATTCGGTATGTAGAAAATGGTTATGTGAAGACAGTAACCCCAGCATATTTTTCTCAGGTTCTTCTGATTGTGGTGAGCCATGATTTGGACCGTTTTGAAAAGCTTGCAGCAGCACTTTGGAAAGGTTTTAGACAGGGAGAATACTATTTTGATTGGCTGTGTCAGTTTAATAATATGTTTGAGGCGACAGGTGCTTCAAGTGGAAAAGCATGGCAGGAGCTATCAGCTTTATATCAAGAAACCTATTTTGATTTGTTAGAAGGAAAATTCTTGCTTAATGAGATTTCTGATATCATGCCTGGGCTGCTTGCGAATTGGCTGAAAACAGCCGATCATGGCCATCAATCCTTTGCTGCAGCTGCTATATTAGCATGGAATGACTTGTTTCCAAATGAAGAGAGTGAGCTGACTTCAGATGCTGAAAAGGTTATTGCTCGCTCTGGTGCGAATGCAATCAATCTTGAAGTGAGCTTGAATCTATTTGATTCAATTGTAAATTGGACGGAGGCTCAAGATATATCGGTAAGTCCTAAGCTGAAATGGTTAGTGGAACGCTTAGCTGATCAACAAACGCATTATGTGTTAGTTGCAGGAAACCAAAACAAGGGAACCTCGGACTTTTTCAAAGCTTTAATAGGGGATGAACAAGTTGATACAAACAGTGCGAATGTATTGCTAACAGATAATGAAGCAAACGAAATCCTTGAACTAAGTGATTCGGAAATTTATCATGCACCTATTACGAATTTAGATGATAATACAGAAACAAATTGGCGTGAACTTAAAATTCCGAGTGTCTTTCTTCGGGAAGCGGGCTTTGCTTTTATTAGTCCAGCCGACTTGAAAAAGAGAAATGCGGAAAGCTTGTATTTAGCAGATACCGTTGTCTTTTTAATAAATGAAAATGATATTTATATGGAAAAAGAGCGTCATATTTTCATGCAAATCGAGCAAAATCATCCGAAATTGGCCGTTCGGTTCTTAATAATAAAATCGGAGCATGGGCAGCGAAACCAAACAGAAAATCAGGCTGCGCTTATTAATAGCTTCTTCCCAGAGGCAAAGGTTGCGACTTTCTCACCGCATGATACGAGCTGGTCCGATCTCCAACAATTAGCGGACTTCTTAGTCGGTGACATTCATGGAGAAGCGCATGAAGAGGAGAGAGCTGCAAAAGCATTATTCTTTGTGCAAAAGCTGTTAAATCAATTAGTTGAAAAGCGGGTTGAGAAGGAGAATAACTTAGGGCATTCTGTTAATTGGAACCAACAAATGGTTGGAAAACTGACTGGTGCGATCAATCAGCTTCATGATGTAAAATCCGAATCAATATCACTGGTCAAACAGCTGTTCAAGAAGGAAAAAGAAGAAATTCGGAGCGAAGTGGTGACAACTATTCCAATTCTGCTCAGAGAAACCTCCGCATTTGTTAAGGAAGATAGTGACTTTGGGAAAATTCATGTGGAGTTAAATGGAGAAATGAACAAGAAAATCGAGGAATACATTGTTCAAACAGCATTGCCGAAATTCCATGACTCACTTAGAAACTGGATAGGTGAATCTGCTGCAGAATTTAATTCAGTTCAAACATTCTTAAAGGATTTAGCTGGTGGGTTTAATGTTATGTTTGAGGAGGAGCGTGTGAAGTGCGAGTGTGACTTCAAAGTATTGGACGATTGGCGAAGAGATGTAGACCGAATGACAAGGGTGGTTCAGCTTGATAAAGTGAACATCTTACTTCGTATGACTCCTGCTCAGGTTTTATTAAAGAGTGCAGGTAAGGTGTTAGGTGTCTTACCGAAAAATAAGAAAATGCTGTGTACGAAATATAAAACATTTATTGAGAATGAGGAATATACAGAGATTGCAGAATCGATTGCGGATAAGCTTTTGATGCAAATTGAATTATTTGAAAAAGGGCTTGAACGTGATATTGAAATGTTCTTCAACATTCCAGGAGGATGA
- a CDS encoding dipeptidase: MEVIDLHCDALLKLWEGKGQLRFTNAPGLDTNKDRLKKGDVKVQCFAIFIEPDIPQDQKFQVVLEQVDYFYTEVLGKNEDVKQIKKWSDFYKLKAGEIGAMLTLEGVDAIGNDLAKLRILFQLGVMSVGLTWNTANLAADGAGEPRGSGLTLFGKEVVAFNNQYKVLTDVSHLSERAFWDVIELAKYPIASHSNSKRLCPHPRNLTDEQARALIKKGGTIHVVYHPPFIKEDGKATIADLIKHIDHFCGLGGLNHIGFGSDFDGINQFVLNLENAANTQNLINELLKFYKEEEVRGFAYQNFLNRLPANNR, from the coding sequence ATGGAAGTGATCGATCTCCACTGTGACGCATTGCTCAAGCTATGGGAAGGCAAAGGTCAATTACGATTCACGAATGCACCAGGGCTTGATACGAATAAAGATCGGCTCAAAAAAGGTGATGTTAAAGTCCAATGCTTCGCCATTTTCATCGAGCCAGACATCCCTCAGGACCAGAAATTCCAAGTAGTCCTTGAACAAGTGGATTACTTTTACACGGAAGTGCTTGGGAAAAACGAAGATGTGAAGCAAATTAAAAAGTGGTCTGATTTTTATAAGTTGAAGGCTGGAGAAATAGGAGCGATGCTGACGCTTGAAGGAGTGGATGCAATTGGCAACGACCTCGCCAAGCTGAGAATTCTGTTTCAGCTTGGCGTTATGTCTGTTGGGCTGACGTGGAATACGGCAAATTTAGCTGCAGATGGAGCAGGCGAACCACGCGGCAGCGGACTGACGCTGTTCGGCAAGGAAGTTGTCGCGTTTAACAATCAGTATAAAGTTTTAACCGATGTGTCGCATTTAAGTGAGCGTGCGTTTTGGGATGTGATAGAGCTTGCAAAATATCCGATTGCCAGCCATTCGAATTCAAAAAGACTATGCCCTCATCCTCGGAACTTAACAGATGAACAAGCGAGAGCCTTGATCAAAAAAGGTGGGACTATCCATGTCGTCTATCATCCACCGTTTATTAAAGAAGACGGAAAGGCAACGATTGCCGATCTGATTAAGCATATCGATCATTTTTGTGGATTGGGAGGCCTAAATCACATTGGCTTTGGTTCGGATTTTGATGGCATCAACCAATTTGTGCTCAATCTTGAAAATGCAGCCAATACGCAAAACTTAATCAATGAACTATTAAAGTTTTATAAAGAGGAAGAAGTAAGAGGCTTTGCCTATCAAAACTTTCTCAATCGATTACCAGCTAATAATCGTTAA